In Candidatus Zixiibacteriota bacterium, the DNA window ATTACAGGCGTCGCCGACATCAATTCAATTGCGATGTCAAGTGTCTCGAGAGTGGAGTTTCATGAAGGCGGTGTGTCTCCGCAGTTTGGGTCCGGAGCTGTTGGCGGAGTGCTCAACATAATCACAAACTCGCATAGGGGTATCTCGACTCTGGATGCTGGGGGAACCACTGGACAATACCACTCCTCTCTCTGGAATGGCGGGGCGAATCTCCACATGAATGAAAGATCGAGTTTTTCCGGTTCTTATTCCGGATATGCTGCGGCGAATGATTTCATGTACGACGATCCCAAGCTCGGAGTGGTCCGTCGCGCAAACGCCGATATCCGGAGAGCTATCGGTAGTCTGCATGGGACGTATTCTCTGGACAATGGCCGGTCATTCAGACTTGCATACCACCGTCTCGATCAGAATAACGGTCTGCCTGGATTCATCTATGCGCTAAGCACGCATGCACGCAAGAATGAAACGAGGGATATATTGTCCGCGGAATTCTCCAATCCGAATTCACTTTTCTCATACATGCTCAGATACTCGTACAGATCTAACAACCAGACATTCCAGGACACGGCAAATTTCTTCGAGATGAATGCGGCATATTTCGACAAGCTTCATCAGGTGAGCGTCGACGGGAATCTGGACCTGCCGCAGCAAACACGCATCGATGTCTCCGGAACAATCGCCCGCGAGAAATTCAGCATGGACAATCTTCTGAGTGAGAAAGCCTTTTTCGATGATGTCACTGAGGACCGAGCCTCGATAGCGGTTTCGCTCAGTGCGAACAGAATCATCGCGCAAGGGCGACCTGACGTCAGTGTGGATATGTTGGTGAGACTCCGAGGCGACTACAGTAGTCTGTTCAGGCCGATCCATTCTCCGTCAATTCAGATAGGAACATCGTTTCGGAGGTGGGTTGATATTCGAGGTGACCTGTCATATAGCAAGTCGTATCGCGCTCCCCTGTATTCATCGCTTTTCTGGAATGATGGCTTTGCAGCAGTGGGCAATCCTAATCTCCGCCCTGAGCGGATAGAGGAATCTTCGGCGGGGGCAGGTTTTGCTTTTCCGATTCTGGGTGAGTTGAGATTCGAGGGCAGGTACAGTCATACGTCTTACCGCGATCTCATTCAGTGGCAGAAGACAATTGCCGATCGATTCAGCCCTGCAAATCTAGATGGAGCAGTACTGTTCACGAAGTCTCTTGGCGTGCGCTGGAGTCTGCCTCTGCTGAATCTGCATGTAGAGTATTCGAATCTTGATCAGATTTCTAGGGATCGGAGCTGGGAGCGTACACACCACAATAAGCAGTTGATTTTCCGCCCCAGATACTTGCAGCATCTGAATGTGCGGTACAGCAGCAGCCATTTGGATCTTTCTTACAGACTGAGAAGCGTCTCCAAGAGATACTACCGGGCAGAAAACACCAAGTGGCTCGATGGATTTACCGTTGCTAATCTGAGCATTGCAATCATGAATGAGATCAAGTGGTTTCGATTGAGACTCGAATATGAACTTGGGAATATGAACAATGAAGAATATATGCTGACGGACAGATATCCGCTGCCGGGACA includes these proteins:
- a CDS encoding TonB-dependent receptor; its protein translation is MRLQQTIISIVILAVAWNSACGQSSVSICGRVIDCTTARPIAGAIVEIGDATSEIVADINGSFSVHGLKPGDCIIRFQAPAYHTQSDTVLVLSDDMAEEYVFCLNPLLYTADPQHVRGSAEPEGLRVTVIDHSSPEFQSSESLAQLLDQIPEIMVNYTGSKLGEATVSVKGGRAKEVLVLVNGVSINSPITGVADINSIAMSSVSRVEFHEGGVSPQFGSGAVGGVLNIITNSHRGISTLDAGGTTGQYHSSLWNGGANLHMNERSSFSGSYSGYAAANDFMYDDPKLGVVRRANADIRRAIGSLHGTYSLDNGRSFRLAYHRLDQNNGLPGFIYALSTHARKNETRDILSAEFSNPNSLFSYMLRYSYRSNNQTFQDTANFFEMNAAYFDKLHQVSVDGNLDLPQQTRIDVSGTIAREKFSMDNLLSEKAFFDDVTEDRASIAVSLSANRIIAQGRPDVSVDMLVRLRGDYSSLFRPIHSPSIQIGTSFRRWVDIRGDLSYSKSYRAPLYSSLFWNDGFAAVGNPNLRPERIEESSAGAGFAFPILGELRFEGRYSHTSYRDLIQWQKTIADRFSPANLDGAVLFTKSLGVRWSLPLLNLHVEYSNLDQISRDRSWERTHHNKQLIFRPRYLQHLNVRYSSSHLDLSYRLRSVSKRYYRAENTKWLDGFTVANLSIAIMNEIKWFRLRLEYELGNMNNEEYMLTDRYPLPGQTWSLTARVTVPLRSNQREVER